In Helicobacter mastomyrinus, a single genomic region encodes these proteins:
- a CDS encoding M99 family carboxypeptidase catalytic domain-containing protein: MRFFLIFISLIVTFCTLNAENLVRDFALYKLNENDKRAPTLLLMGGIHGDEPGAYYSTDIFMRHYKITKGSVWVVPVVNPHGMFANMRGVYGDMNRKFTALATNDPDYQSIQKIKQLLAEKDIDISLHLHDGSGYWRPQYISNLLNPARWGNCSVIDQPELNGAKYGDLESFVAQMVADINLHILNPLHRYHVHNTHTKAKNNTEQLKALTFFSLSLGKPALTNEASKELDIPTRVYYHLLAIESLLGQLGIGFERDFELNVASVKELLSPALLQIKIEEHITLPLDSLRPFLTHFPLPKNTAPKHIKTQSDSHLLGLVRNTQGNIELKYGSRTISTLIPQYHTFDASLQHIRIKIDEQWQSVPIGSIVYAKDSIEFEPLEDYRINVIGYVKPNDNSPMPDEVGIRIYKKDFIPRYSIDTQALSYRAEIYHKKDILSGIVIISFKNPPKPQSSTYQAIAYTPAPLRESKNIDTAQAASLPPTKPTQKHIKDNKKPRPKNTDEPKPSPQPTELQKIWVASPRGVNVRTKPTTQSPIIAKLPQGTTLQVLESQGKWSKITNNAHIKEGYIISSALTDKIETKITDAVPLPKSPSPIDKKPLDLTIDKSSLKKAESGSPNNAKIIVNIALIRTNPSRNAPVIAKAPLGREMQILSFEGENDEWAKIRYIFGSREINGYVAKRLLKPL, encoded by the coding sequence ATGCGGTTTTTTCTTATATTTATATCACTTATTGTTACATTTTGCACACTCAATGCTGAAAATCTCGTGCGTGATTTTGCACTTTATAAACTCAATGAAAACGATAAACGCGCACCAACCTTGCTTTTAATGGGCGGGATTCACGGGGATGAGCCCGGCGCGTATTATTCCACTGATATTTTTATGCGCCATTATAAGATTACCAAAGGCAGCGTTTGGGTCGTGCCTGTGGTGAATCCTCACGGTATGTTTGCCAATATGCGTGGCGTATATGGCGATATGAATCGCAAGTTTACCGCACTTGCAACTAATGACCCAGATTATCAAAGTATCCAAAAGATTAAACAGCTTTTAGCAGAAAAAGATATTGATATATCCTTACATTTGCACGATGGGAGCGGATACTGGCGCCCTCAATATATAAGTAATCTTTTGAATCCTGCGCGTTGGGGAAATTGCTCTGTGATTGACCAGCCCGAGCTTAATGGGGCAAAATATGGCGATTTAGAATCCTTTGTCGCTCAAATGGTAGCAGATATTAATCTCCATATACTTAACCCCCTCCATCGCTACCACGTGCATAATACTCACACGAAAGCTAAAAATAATACAGAACAACTCAAAGCTTTAACATTTTTCTCTCTTTCACTTGGCAAACCAGCACTAACAAATGAAGCCAGCAAAGAGCTAGATATTCCCACACGTGTGTATTATCATCTCCTAGCTATTGAATCTTTGCTAGGACAGCTTGGTATAGGCTTTGAGAGGGATTTTGAGCTTAATGTCGCTTCAGTTAAAGAGCTTCTTTCCCCCGCACTCTTGCAGATAAAAATTGAAGAGCATATAACTCTACCTTTAGATTCTCTACGTCCATTTCTTACACATTTTCCATTGCCCAAAAACACCGCACCCAAGCACATTAAAACACAAAGTGATAGCCACCTACTAGGCTTAGTGCGCAATACACAGGGCAATATTGAGCTTAAATATGGCTCACGCACTATAAGCACATTGATTCCGCAATATCACACATTTGATGCATCACTTCAGCATATCCGCATAAAAATCGATGAGCAATGGCAATCTGTGCCGATAGGTTCAATTGTCTATGCCAAAGATTCTATCGAGTTTGAGCCGCTTGAGGATTACCGCATAAATGTGATAGGCTATGTCAAGCCTAATGACAACTCCCCTATGCCCGATGAAGTAGGCATTAGAATCTACAAAAAAGACTTTATTCCGCGATACAGCATTGATACACAAGCCCTTAGCTATCGCGCAGAAATATATCACAAAAAAGATATATTGAGTGGTATAGTAATTATCTCCTTTAAGAATCCTCCCAAACCTCAATCCTCGACCTATCAAGCCATAGCCTATACACCCGCACCTCTTAGAGAATCTAAAAACATAGACACAGCGCAAGCAGCCTCCTTGCCACCTACCAAACCCACACAAAAACACATAAAAGATAATAAAAAGCCACGACCAAAAAATACAGATGAGCCAAAGCCCTCTCCGCAGCCTACAGAGCTTCAAAAAATATGGGTTGCCTCACCTCGTGGTGTAAATGTCCGCACTAAGCCCACTACCCAAAGTCCTATTATTGCTAAACTCCCGCAAGGCACAACATTGCAAGTTTTAGAATCTCAAGGTAAATGGAGCAAGATTACCAATAATGCACATATCAAAGAGGGCTATATCATCTCTAGCGCCCTTACAGACAAAATAGAGACAAAAATAACAGATGCGGTGCCATTGCCTAAGTCACCAAGCCCAATAGACAAGAAGCCACTCGATTTAACAATAGACAAAAGCTCCTTAAAAAAAGCAGAATCTGGCAGCCCAAACAATGCTAAAATCATAGTGAATATAGCTCTTATCCGCACTAATCCCTCACGTAATGCACCTGTGATTGCTAAAGCTCCTTTGGGGCGGGAAATGCAAATACTCTCATTTGAAGGAGAGAATGATGAATGGGCGAAAATTCGCTATATTTTTGGGAGTCGCGAGATTAATGGCTATGTAGCAAAGCGACTTCTTAAGCCATTATGA
- a CDS encoding metallophosphoesterase, translating into MKCPIDENIFLISDSHFGHKAVLEKEPSRLKSAKACGYDDFYTFHKDLWNAAVGKKDRILHLGDLYYPGGFSYLKELKGRKILVVGNNDVKRFEKLKELKKWNVQQGLNLCIPQGGEILQKLYDEFGKIFIKEDIYLNAIVQNIGKERIMFSHFPVFNRKVNDRFAKSRDVLDRLFILADCSLNIHGHIHSRDTNNSFCFNVSCEQLGFKPKRLSEILTLWRYKISI; encoded by the coding sequence ATGAAATGCCCCATTGACGAAAATATATTTTTGATTTCTGATAGTCATTTTGGGCATAAAGCCGTGCTAGAAAAAGAACCCTCACGACTTAAAAGTGCTAAGGCGTGTGGATATGATGATTTTTATACCTTTCACAAGGACTTATGGAATGCAGCCGTGGGGAAAAAGGATAGAATCTTGCATTTAGGGGATTTGTATTATCCCGGCGGTTTCTCTTATCTTAAAGAACTCAAAGGTAGAAAAATCCTTGTGGTAGGGAATAATGATGTCAAACGTTTTGAAAAGCTTAAAGAATTAAAAAAATGGAATGTGCAGCAGGGATTAAATCTGTGTATCCCGCAGGGAGGGGAGATTCTCCAAAAGCTTTATGATGAATTTGGCAAAATATTCATCAAAGAGGATATTTATCTTAATGCTATCGTGCAGAATATTGGGAAAGAGCGGATTATGTTTTCACATTTTCCAGTGTTTAATCGCAAGGTAAATGACCGCTTTGCCAAGAGCCGTGATGTGCTTGATAGGCTTTTTATCCTAGCTGATTGCTCTCTTAATATCCACGGGCATATCCACTCACGCGATACGAATAATTCTTTTTGCTTTAATGTCAGTTGCGAACAATTGGGATTTAAGCCTAAACGTTTAAGTGAGATTCTCACCCTTTGGCGATATAAAATAAGTATCTAA
- a CDS encoding methyl-accepting chemotaxis protein: protein MLKNVSIGNKISLLLTLVLLIGNIWAIFLVSHNIEKSMEKEAQKFLLTVASNDSQSVKEYFRIAGGGLEAVAKSISANLEHNTAVLNVTLRNLLSYIADYDPSIIATYIKVEHTAYSQKVKEGIVFIDNELNSVNSGIYEASNDEIRTKDGKNIIEAFAPTLPVQEHTKKAIISAPTSILYHNQELKAISIAFPIYHKNQRIGVVGALINMNELSEKIFPKDSNLAEHFVQLLIGEGGLLTMYYDKDKIGESLLNVRNTDGARKAIELQKSQKAGSDIVEMTSITGNKGLCALYNFEIWEGIYWTMFNFISYDELYADLRSTEKSTIVILLIVMVLVNLIVVGYVKLYVQRDIHTIYEGLKRFFAFLKHESNDVETIALYKGDELGRMAARINEAVANIKEHTKVDNIAIAQAIESVHKVEQGDLNIRLQAKANNPQLIKLQDILNRLLDVLQKRIGSDINLIHNTFEQYKNLDFTSSIPNATGNVEVTANILGQEISQMLRISSDFAQTLAQRAKDLDKAVSHLTHGSTTQATSLEQTASAIEEISSSMQNMRERTTEVVAQGDDIKNIIAIIRDIADQVNLLALNASIESARAGEYGRGFAVVADEIRKLAERTQRSLGEIEANTNLLVQSINDMAESINKQAGEVAQINEAVAQLEGVTQQNADIAHHTQDISKAVDSIAQQILEDVNKKKF, encoded by the coding sequence ATGCTAAAAAATGTAAGTATTGGCAATAAGATCAGCTTACTTTTGACACTGGTTTTGCTCATAGGAAATATATGGGCGATTTTCCTTGTTTCACATAATATTGAAAAGAGTATGGAAAAAGAAGCTCAAAAATTCCTACTCACTGTTGCGTCCAATGATTCGCAATCTGTCAAAGAGTATTTTCGTATCGCTGGAGGCGGGCTAGAAGCAGTGGCAAAGTCCATTAGCGCAAATTTAGAACATAATACCGCTGTGCTAAATGTAACTTTACGCAATTTGTTAAGCTATATAGCTGATTATGATCCAAGTATCATTGCTACTTACATCAAAGTAGAACATACCGCATATAGTCAAAAAGTAAAAGAAGGTATAGTATTTATTGACAATGAGCTAAATAGCGTTAATTCAGGGATTTATGAGGCTTCTAATGATGAAATACGAACCAAAGATGGCAAAAATATCATTGAAGCCTTTGCTCCTACGCTACCTGTACAAGAGCATACAAAAAAAGCTATTATCTCTGCCCCTACTTCTATTTTATATCACAACCAAGAGTTAAAAGCCATTAGTATTGCCTTCCCTATATATCACAAAAATCAACGCATAGGTGTTGTGGGCGCACTTATCAATATGAATGAACTAAGCGAAAAGATTTTCCCCAAAGACAGCAATTTGGCTGAGCATTTTGTGCAATTGCTGATTGGAGAAGGCGGCTTACTCACGATGTATTATGATAAAGACAAAATAGGAGAGTCTCTTCTAAATGTGAGAAATACTGATGGCGCAAGAAAAGCTATTGAACTGCAAAAGTCTCAAAAAGCAGGAAGTGATATCGTAGAGATGACTTCAATAACCGGCAACAAGGGATTATGCGCCTTATATAACTTTGAAATTTGGGAGGGCATATATTGGACAATGTTTAATTTCATCTCCTATGATGAGCTTTATGCAGATCTAAGATCCACAGAGAAGAGCACAATTGTTATCTTGCTTATAGTTATGGTGCTTGTGAATCTCATCGTAGTAGGCTATGTCAAACTCTATGTGCAAAGAGATATTCATACTATTTATGAAGGCTTAAAACGATTTTTCGCATTCTTGAAACACGAGAGCAATGATGTAGAAACTATTGCCTTATACAAAGGTGATGAACTAGGCAGAATGGCAGCACGTATCAATGAAGCCGTTGCCAATATTAAAGAACATACCAAGGTAGATAATATCGCCATTGCTCAAGCGATAGAATCTGTGCATAAAGTTGAGCAAGGGGATTTGAACATTCGCTTACAAGCTAAGGCAAATAATCCGCAGCTTATCAAACTCCAAGATATTCTTAATAGACTGCTTGATGTGCTGCAAAAGCGCATAGGAAGCGATATAAACCTCATTCATAATACTTTTGAACAATACAAAAACCTTGATTTTACAAGCTCTATTCCCAATGCAACAGGCAATGTGGAAGTTACAGCAAATATTTTAGGACAAGAGATTTCCCAAATGTTGCGTATCTCAAGTGATTTTGCACAAACATTAGCCCAAAGAGCAAAGGATCTTGATAAAGCTGTTTCTCATCTTACTCATGGCTCAACCACGCAAGCTACCTCATTAGAGCAGACAGCCTCCGCCATAGAAGAGATTAGCTCTTCTATGCAAAATATGCGTGAGCGCACTACTGAAGTAGTCGCACAAGGTGATGATATTAAAAATATTATTGCTATCATTCGAGACATAGCCGATCAAGTCAATCTCTTAGCGCTTAATGCAAGTATAGAATCAGCACGTGCAGGAGAATACGGACGAGGCTTTGCAGTGGTAGCTGATGAGATAAGAAAGCTAGCTGAGCGCACACAAAGAAGTTTAGGCGAGATAGAGGCAAATACAAATTTACTTGTGCAATCTATCAATGATATGGCAGAATCTATTAATAAACAAGCAGGAGAGGTAGCACAAATCAATGAAGCAGTAGCGCAGCTAGAGGGCGTTACCCAGCAAAATGCTGATATTGCTCATCATACACAAGATATTTCCAAAGCCGTGGATTCTATCGCGCAGCAGATTTTAGAAGATGTCAATAAAAAGAAATTTTAG
- a CDS encoding carbonic anhydrase family protein, with amino-acid sequence MFKPKLYMCISVFLLSGLMADEAYIQWDYSKDRGPKYWGELDKNFTKCQVGKMQTPIDIIDTQTQKTQYNLAFAYARNTKNLINNGHSIQVNIDGTDSTLTFNGSLYQLVQFHFHTPSENRINGIAYPLEVHLVHKNADGKLLVVSVLFEEGTDNAALEEIIKSAPHAVDKSMEFKAFDISTLLPKNTSYYEFIGSLTTPPCTENVQWVVMKNPLMLSQKQLESLQNILHYNAREVQPLNERVIKSADQ; translated from the coding sequence ATGTTTAAACCAAAGCTATATATGTGTATAAGTGTATTTTTACTAAGTGGGCTAATGGCTGATGAGGCTTATATCCAATGGGATTATAGTAAAGATAGAGGTCCAAAGTATTGGGGAGAGCTAGATAAAAACTTTACCAAATGCCAAGTAGGAAAGATGCAAACACCTATTGATATTATCGATACCCAAACACAAAAAACGCAATATAACCTAGCTTTTGCCTATGCTAGGAATACAAAAAACCTCATCAATAACGGGCATTCTATCCAAGTAAATATCGATGGCACAGATTCTACGCTTACGTTTAATGGCTCTTTATATCAACTTGTGCAGTTTCACTTTCATACCCCCAGTGAAAATAGGATTAATGGCATAGCCTATCCGCTTGAAGTGCATTTAGTGCATAAAAATGCAGATGGGAAGCTGCTTGTTGTGAGTGTGCTTTTTGAGGAAGGGACTGATAATGCGGCATTAGAGGAAATTATAAAAAGTGCACCACACGCCGTGGATAAATCTATGGAATTCAAAGCTTTTGACATCAGCACCCTACTTCCAAAGAATACATCATATTATGAATTTATAGGGAGCTTGACTACCCCGCCTTGCACTGAAAATGTGCAATGGGTGGTGATGAAAAATCCTCTTATGCTATCCCAAAAGCAGTTAGAATCTCTGCAAAATATTTTACATTATAATGCAAGGGAAGTGCAGCCTTTAAATGAGAGAGTTATTAAATCCGCGGATCAATAG
- a CDS encoding class II 3-deoxy-7-phosphoheptulonate synthase, whose translation MQWNAQGWRNKPIKQHPVYEDKALLESVEAQLKSYPPLVFAGEARVLQERLAQVCRGEAFLLQGGDCAESFSQFNAINIRDLFKVIIQMGAILTFGASCPIVKVGRIAGQFAKPRSSDMETCDGLSLPSYRGDMINDMAFNAKAREHNPNRLLQAYHQSAATLNLLRAFAQGGFADLNQVHKWNLSFVKNNAFGRKYEELASRITQALDFMKACGINPEHPSLRETEFYTSHEALVLHYEEQLCRQDSLSGDWYDCSAHMLWIGERTRGLDEAHIEFLRGVKNPVGVKIGPNASKADIMGICDKLNPHNISGRLNLIVRMGADTIKKNFPPLLESIHKEGREIVWSCDPMHGNTIKANSGYKTRVFDSVLDEVKSFFEIHKACGSYAGGVHLEMTGADVTECVGGSQAITEEGLACNYSTQCDPRLNATQAIEMAFLIADMIKIAKA comes from the coding sequence ATGCAATGGAACGCACAGGGTTGGCGTAACAAACCTATCAAACAGCACCCCGTCTATGAAGACAAGGCACTTTTAGAATCTGTGGAGGCACAGCTAAAATCCTATCCGCCATTAGTCTTTGCGGGGGAAGCACGAGTCTTGCAAGAGCGATTAGCCCAAGTGTGTAGGGGCGAGGCATTTTTGTTGCAAGGTGGGGATTGCGCGGAGAGCTTTTCACAATTTAATGCTATTAATATTCGCGATTTGTTTAAAGTTATCATTCAAATGGGGGCGATTCTCACATTTGGCGCTTCCTGCCCGATTGTCAAAGTGGGGCGAATCGCCGGGCAATTTGCTAAACCCCGCTCAAGTGATATGGAAACTTGCGATGGGTTAAGTTTGCCAAGTTATCGCGGAGATATGATTAATGATATGGCGTTTAATGCTAAGGCGCGAGAGCATAATCCTAATCGGCTTTTACAAGCCTATCATCAAAGTGCGGCTACGCTTAATCTTCTACGTGCGTTTGCACAAGGTGGCTTTGCAGATTTAAATCAAGTGCATAAATGGAATCTAAGCTTTGTAAAAAATAATGCTTTTGGGCGTAAATATGAGGAATTAGCCTCACGCATTACACAAGCACTTGATTTTATGAAAGCCTGTGGGATTAATCCAGAGCACCCATCTTTGCGCGAGACAGAGTTTTATACCTCTCACGAGGCATTAGTGCTGCATTATGAGGAGCAGCTTTGTAGGCAGGATTCTCTAAGTGGGGATTGGTATGATTGCTCCGCGCATATGCTGTGGATTGGAGAGCGCACAAGGGGGCTTGATGAGGCGCATATAGAATTTCTGCGCGGGGTTAAGAATCCTGTGGGTGTGAAAATTGGACCTAATGCGAGCAAGGCGGATATTATGGGGATTTGCGATAAGCTCAATCCTCACAATATCAGCGGTAGACTGAATCTCATCGTGCGTATGGGGGCAGATACGATTAAAAAGAATTTCCCCCCACTTCTAGAATCTATTCATAAAGAGGGGCGGGAGATTGTATGGAGCTGCGACCCAATGCACGGCAATACGATTAAGGCAAATAGTGGCTATAAAACGCGTGTGTTTGATAGTGTGCTTGATGAAGTCAAAAGTTTCTTTGAGATTCATAAAGCCTGTGGTAGCTATGCGGGAGGAGTGCATTTAGAGATGACAGGAGCTGATGTAACAGAATGTGTTGGCGGCTCACAGGCAATTACAGAAGAGGGCTTAGCGTGTAACTATAGCACGCAATGCGACCCTCGCCTTAATGCCACTCAAGCCATTGAAATGGCTTTTCTTATCGCAGATATGATTAAAATCGCTAAGGCTTAA
- a CDS encoding SDR family NAD(P)-dependent oxidoreductase, translated as MTVLITGGSSGIGEAIARIFVAHSHRVIILARRKAALTKLQSALGDLCQSIACDVTDTKSIESAIKALPPSFQNIDVLVNNAGKALGLSSADKADIRDWEEMVEVNVLALIKLTHLLLPQMVAQGYGHIINIGSIAGSYSYPGGNVYGATKAFVRRFSLNLRADLYDKNIRVTDIEPGLCGGSEFSFVRFKGDEAMAKSVYADTTPLMPEDVAQSVLWVASLPQHININTLEIMPTIQAPAALNVHKHTKL; from the coding sequence ATGACAGTACTTATCACAGGGGGTTCATCGGGCATTGGTGAGGCTATCGCTAGAATCTTTGTGGCACATTCTCATCGCGTGATTATCCTTGCGCGTAGGAAAGCAGCACTTACAAAGCTACAAAGCGCATTGGGGGATTTATGCCAAAGTATCGCTTGTGATGTAACAGATACAAAAAGCATAGAATCTGCTATTAAAGCCTTGCCCCCTAGCTTTCAAAATATTGATGTGCTAGTGAATAACGCCGGAAAGGCTTTAGGCTTAAGCAGTGCGGACAAAGCCGATATACGTGATTGGGAGGAGATGGTAGAGGTTAATGTCCTAGCTCTTATTAAACTCACGCATTTGCTTTTGCCACAAATGGTAGCACAGGGCTATGGGCATATTATCAATATCGGCTCGATTGCCGGGAGCTATTCTTATCCGGGTGGGAATGTTTATGGTGCGACAAAAGCCTTTGTTAGGCGATTTAGCCTTAATCTCCGCGCGGATTTATATGATAAAAATATCCGTGTAACTGATATTGAGCCGGGCTTGTGCGGGGGGAGTGAGTTTTCATTCGTGCGATTTAAAGGTGATGAGGCAATGGCAAAGAGTGTGTATGCGGATACTACGCCTCTAATGCCTGAAGATGTGGCTCAAAGTGTGCTATGGGTAGCGAGTTTGCCACAGCATATAAATATCAATACTCTTGAAATTATGCCTACTATTCAAGCCCCGGCAGCTCTTAATGTCCATAAACACACAAAATTATAA